CCGGATCAGCGTTGACTTTCCCGCGCCATTGGGGCCGAGCAGGCCAAAAATTTCGCCTTCTTCCACCGCGAAAGAGACACCGTCAACCGCTGTGAAGTTCCCGAAGCGCTTCACGATGTCGACGACTTGGATCGCGGGGGCAGGCATTTAGCGGCCTTCTATTTTGGCTTTGGGAACAAGGACTTCCGCCGTCATTCCGGGAACAAGGTTCTTCTTGCTGTTATCCAATTGCAACTTGAGCGAGATGGCTTTGATATCGCGCTTGCGGCGGTTCACGTCACGTTGTGTGGCGAAATCAGCTTCCGGCGCCTTGAAAATAACTTTGCCGGAGACGATATCGCCTGAGGGCAGGCGGACATTCAACTTGTCACCAATTGCAATGTGCACTGCTTCAGTTTCAGGAATGGCGGCGCGAACCCAGGTGTCGCTCAGGTCTGTGATGATGGCGATGGCCTGGCCGAGATTCACGACCTCGCCTTCGCGGGCCGCGCGAACGGTGACAATTCCACTTACGGGCGCGGTGACTTTGGTATAGCCAAGGCGGGCTTCAGCGGCTTCCAATTGGGCCTTGGCATTCAACTGCTGTGCGCGCGTGGAGGCGACGTTGCTCTGCGCAGCCTGGGTCTGGCGTGTGTGGGCCTGCGCCGTTACCAGGTCTGCTTGCGCGGCGCGAGACTGGTCCTCCGCGGCACGGACCAAAGCCTGCTGCGCCTTGAGTTGCGCTTCTGCCTGGTCTGCCTGCTGTTGTGAAGCAACACCCTGCTTTGCCAACTCGACAGAGCGTCGCGTATCTCCCTGGATGCGCTGCAAATCAGCCTGTGCCTGAAGCAATGTTGCCTGGGCAGCGCGCAAACGAGCCTCGGCGTTGATCACGCCGCTGGATGTTTCGCCGGCGGTCTGCTCTTCCGTGGCGCGTGTCTGTGAAACCTGGTGGCGAAGGCTGGCCAGCATAGCTTCTGCAGCCTGGCGATCTGCGTTGAGTTCCTGCGAGTCGAGCACTGCGATGGTGTCCCCGGCTTTTACTTCAGTGCCTTCGTCAATGGCCAGGCGCTCAATTCGTCCGCTGATTTTTGGACTGACGACCACCTGATTGGCATCAACGGTGCCGATCAGCACAAGGTCAGACGAGTGGTCGACGGAAAAAAAATAATAGATGGTGGCAATGACCAGCAGCAGTCCGAGAAAGGCGAAAAAGCTGTTGCGCGTGCTCATGATTTGCAGACCTTCTGCGCCGCGGCTGGAGTGAAGACGGCGGCGCAAATGAAATCAAGCACGGCGGCTCGTCGAGCGGCGATTCGCTCCGGAGAAGCAGGATCGCCGGCGTGCATAAAGTGTTGTGCGGGCATGCTGATGAAATAAAAAACGATAGTGCCGATGATGGATGTCACTGTCTGGATGGCATCAACCTTGCGGAAATCGCCGGCGCTAATGCCTTCTTCAATAAGCTTTTCCAGGCGGCTATACAAGGGCTTGCCGTGGCGCTCCATAATGCGGCTGGCAGCGGGTGAGAGCGCGCGTCCCGCGCTGCGCATAAATTCGCGCTGCACCAGTCGCGGATAAACTGGCGCGCTGGCAATGTAGTCAAAGTGGGTTTGCGCATAGAGCAGCAATCTTTCACGCGGAGGAAGATCAGGACGCTCAAGAACGCTCGCGACTCGCTCATGCAGACCGGAAAAAACCTGGTCCAGCGCGGCGGCGTAGAGGCCTTCTTTATCCTTGAAGTAGTAATAGAGTAAGGCTTTGTTGACGCCGGCGCGGCGCGCAATCTCATCTGTGCGCGCTCCGGTCACGCCTTCATGGGCAAACTCTTCCAAAGCGGCTTTAAGGATGGCGGCGCGGGTCTTTTCAGGTTCGCCGCGCGAGCCAGATTTGCCGGATTTGATGGCTGAAGACATTTAATTAACTGGTTAGTTAGATTATCAGATAATCTACGGCGATGCGCAAATCCTTGTTCTACGCGGAAGGAGTGGTACATCAGCTGTTGGGCCGAATTCGCGGGGACGGTTAATACGATAATCGAATCGCGCGATCACGGCCCATGAATTTTGGGGACAGGTGCTCTTTGCCGGATTTGTTAAAATGAATAGTTTGCCTTCTTGATCTTGCCATACTTAGGAATTGAATGCCTGAAACCATGCTTGCCGTAGTGAAACCGGAGGCCGCGCCGGGAGCGGACGTCCGGCAGATGCCCGTTCCACAATTTGGCCCGGATGATGTCCTGGTGAAAGTGAAAGTAGCATCAGTCTGCGGCACCGATCTGCACATATACAACTGGGACCAGTGGGCGCAAAACCGGATCAAGCCGCCATTGATTCCCGGCCATGAGTTCTGCGGGCACGTGGTAGCTACAGGCAAGAACGTAACGGCAGTGAAGGAAGGCGACTTTGTTTCCGCCGAGATGCATGTGGCCTGCGGCAAGTGCTACCAGTGCCGCACCGGCGAAGCCCACATTTGCCAGCATGTGAAGATCATTGGCGTGGACGCCAACGGTGCTTTCGCCGAGTTCGTGAAGATCCCAGAATCGAATATCTGGAAGATTGACCCGGGCATTCCGGCGGATTATGCCAGCGTGCTTGATCCGCTGGGCAACGCCGTGCACACGGTTCTGGCCGGCGAGATTGCCGCCAAGACGGTGGCGATCATCGGCTGCGGGCCCATTGGCCTGTTCTGTATTGCCGTGGCGCGTGCGTGTGGCGCCAGTGAAGTGTATGCGCTGGAAATCAACGACCATCGGCGCAAGCTGGCGGAAAAGATGAAGGCCGACCACGTGCTGAATCCGGCGAAAGATAACGTCTATGAGCAGGTAATGGAGGCCACGGGCGGCACCGGCGTGGACGTGATCCTGGAAATGTCCGGACATCCTGACGCGATCCGCCTGGGATTCAAGATACTGCGGCTCGGTGGCCGTGCTTCTCTGCTGGGAATTCCGTCCAAGCCGATGGAGTTGAACCTGGCCAACGACATTATTTTTAAAGGCGCGCTGGTGCAGGGCATTAATGGACGGCAAATGTACAAGACCTGGTTCCAGATGAACGCTCTGCTCAAGGCGAACAAGCTCGATCTTGATCCGGTGATTACAGACCGCATGCCAATGGCGGATTTCAGCAAAGGCATGGACCGGCTGCGTACGGGCGAGTCGAGTAAAATTTTGTTGTATCCGAATGGAATACAGAAGAGTTAGCCGCAGATTTGTGCAGATGGGCGTAGATCAAAAAGCTTAGCCGCGAATTTCGCGAATAAACGCGAATTAGGAAATTTTGTAATTGGGTAATTGAGTAATTTGAGATTCGCAAACCGCGAATGCGGAGAAAGAAATTGTGAGTCGTCTTTAAATTTGATTCGCGTCTATTCGCGTTGATTCGCGGCCCAATGATTTTTTGATCTGCGCCCATCTGCGAAGATCAGTGGCAAAGAAATTTTTTTCAGGAGTGCGACATGCCAACCACCACGACCCGCCCCCAGCTTTCATACCTCGCCGACCAGATGAACGAACTCAAGCAGAAGGGCACGCACTTTAAGCTGCGTGTGCTTCAGGATGAGCAAGCGCCGGAGTGCACGGTAGATGGCAAACACGTCATCAATCTGGCGTCGAACAATTATCTGGGGCTGACGACGCATCCCAAGTTGCGCGAAGCCGCTATCGCAGCGATTAAGAAGTATGGCGTAGGCTCAGGCGCGGTGCGCACTGTGAGCGGGACCATGTCAATCCACATGGAGCTGGAAGAAAAGATTGCGCGATTCAAGAACACTGAGGCGTGCGTGGTCTTTCAGTCAGGCTTTGCGGCGAATGCGGGGACGGTTTCGGCCATTCTGGGCAAAGACGATTTCATTATCTCCGACGAACTGAACCATGCCAGCATTATCGATGGCGCGCGGCTCTCGCGGGCCAAGATCAAGGTTTTTCGCCACAAAGACACGGCGCACGCGGAAGAGCTATTGAAAGAAGTTGCCGGCGAGCCCGGGCATAAGCTGATCATTACCGACGGCGTGTTTTCCATGGATGGCGACATTGGCCCGCTGCCCGCGCTGTGTGACCTGGCGGAAAAATATGGCGCCATCATGATGATTGATGACGCGCATTCTTCCGGAGTGCTGGGGCGCAATGGCCGGGGGACGGTGGACCACTATAAAGTCCACGGCAGAGTTGATATACAGGTGGGAACTTTATCAAAAGCTATTGGGGCGCTGGGCGGTTATGTATGCGGATCAAAAGACCTGATTGATTTTCTCTATCACCGCGCGCGGCCATTTTTATTTTCCACGTCGCATCCGCCGTCAGTGGCGGCGACCTGCATTGCCGCCTTTGACGTGCTGGAGCAGGAGCCCGAGTTGATGGACAAGCTCTGGGCGAATACGCGTTTCTTCAAGAAAGAGCTGGGACTGCTCGGTTTCAACATCGGTGGCAGCATTACTCCGGCCAGCGAGACGCCGATCACGCCGATCATCATCGGCGATGGACGCCTGACGATGGATTTCAGCCGCGAGCTGTTCAATGAGGGCGTGTTCACGCCAGGCATCGCGTTCCCGACTGTGGCGGAAGGCAAGGCGCGACTGCGGACCATTATGACCGCCACCCACACGCAGAATCAGCTGACGAAGGCGCTGGAGATTCTGAAGAAAGTGGGAACGCGGATGGGGATTATCCGCTAGCAGTCTGCGCGAATCATCTCGAGTTGTATTGGAAGGCAATGTTGGATTCGACCTCAACCGGCTGGTCAAGCAGCAGGTAGGGGCGAAATTTATATTTTTTTACGGCCTCCAGAATGGCTTTCCGCAGGGGTTCAGGACCGTCGGACGCAGTGGCTTCAACTACGCTTCCATCTTTCCCAACAACAAAATGAACCATTACTTTGCCGTCGGCCCCTCGCGGATAGTTTGGCTCGGCGGTGGAAACCAAATATTCCATCACAATATTGGGAGGGATGGCTATGCGTCCTCCGAGTGGCCCGGCGCTGTCTGCCGGCGGCGCAAAGAATGCTTCGCTTACTCCGCTGATCTCTCCAAGTTCTTCGACGTGAATTTTGAGAAAAGTCTTGTTGTCATGAGCGATAGAAATATCTTTTGCCACATAGCGCCCGAGAAATGGGACGATGTTGTCGTACGTTGTCGTCTTGGCTAAGTTCTCCTGGACGAAGCGAAGCATCGCGGAATTGGGATTGAAGCAAAACATCGGCAAGCCGAGGAAAACGATGCGCGACTCCGTCTTGCGAAGAGTAACGCAAGGAAGCCTGGTGCTGCCCAGTTTGGTCTCCACCTTTTCAGGCCTGGTCGAGTGATCGCCCCACCTTGCCTGACGCAAAGGGCGCCAAGTTGCATCCATCACATCCATGATGGCGGCATCGGGCCAGCGTTGATCGCCAGAGCGATAAAGCCCGGAGTCATTGGCTACGTCCGTTTGCTTCAGGTTGTCACTTAGGATGATGCGTTTGTACTTTTTGGGCCCGGCAAAAAATTCTTCCACCATACCGCTGTGAACGTTGTCGCCATCCTGGTCGAATTGTTCATACGACAACTTAATATGCCAGCGCTTATTCGATGTGTCGTCCAGACCGTTCATCGCGGACGCCAGTTTGAGCATGTCACCCGCGGCGCGAGGAACCTTTACCGAGAGCGGGTCGGCTTGGGCCTTAGAGTTGGCGGCATCATTCTCCAGGGAAGTGGCAACCGCGCTGATCGCCAAGGCGAAGACAAGTAAGGTGACGGCCTTTTGCATGCCCGTGAGTGTACCGTGCGCATGTCCCGGCCGCCAAGGCTTGGGCAGGTCACGGAGGGGCCGCGACTTGAAGGTCTCACACCCGCCCGTGACCTCTGTCACAGCTTGTGCGTGCTCTTGGCCTGACAATTCTAGTAGGTGTGGAGGCTCTCTATGAAAACGACGTTGAGCGTAATCAAGGCGGATATCGGTTCTATTGGTGGGCATATTGCGCCATCGAAACGGTTGCTGGAACGGGTGAAAGAAGTGGTGGAAACATCCGGCAAATCGATCATCACTGACCACTTTATCAGTCACACCGGTGATGATGTGGCCATCCTGATGACGCACCGGCGCGGCGTGAACGACGAAAAAGTCCACAAGATGGCGTGGGACGCATTTGTCGCCGGCACGGCGGTGGCGAAAGAGGAAGGTCTCTATGGAGCCGGCCAGGACCTTTTGAAAGATTCGTTCTCCGGCAACGTGCGCGGTATGGGACCGGCAGTAGCAGAGATGGAAGTGGAGGAGCGTCCGAACGATCCATTCCTGTTTTTTGCCGCCGACAAGACAGATCCCGGAGCTTATAACCTGCCGCTGTTTCTGACTTTTGCCGACGTGATGACAACGCCGGGCCTCATCCTCTCTCCCAAGTTGAGCCAGGGATTTCGCTGGGTGGTGATGGATGTAAATTACACCGAAGGCGACCGGGTCATCGAACTGAACACACCGGAAGAAATCTATGACCTAGCGGCTTTGCTACGTGACAACCAGCGCTACGTGGTGGAGTCAGTGTGGTCGCGCGCGACGGGAGAGCAATGCGTGGCAGTTGCGACATCTCGTCTTCACAACATCGCCGGCAAATACACTGGCAAGGACGATCCGGTGATGCTAGTGAGAACGCAGATGAACTTCCCTGCAACCGGTGAGGTGCTGGCGCCCTATGCCATTGGACATTTTGTGGGTGGCGGAATGCGCGGATCGCACCAGATGCCGCTGATGCCGGTGGCGATGAATACAGGGACGTCCTATTTTGACGGGCCGCCGCTGGTATCGTGCGCCGCTTTCTGCGTGCACAACGCCAAGCTGACCGAGCCGGCGGACACGTTTGCCCATCCTTTCTGGGATGAGGTGCGGGCCAACGCGAGCCGAAAAGCGATTGAGATGCGTCGCCAGGGATTCAGCGGAGCGGCCATGCTGCCGATGGCCGAGCTGGAATATACCGGCGTGATGGAGATGCTGGACAAGATGGACAAACGGTTTACTGTCCGGATGAAAAAGACGACTGTGGCGGCTTAGGGGACAAGCTGGCCGCAGATTTCGCAGATAAGATCAAAATCTTTGGCCGCGAATGAACGCAAATTAACACGAATCACACCAGAGTACGGAGAAATTTGCTTGAAGCGATTCGTGTCGATTCGCGGCTAAATTTGTTTTGCGCATAATCGAGACGATGTGGCGGTAGGGATCCCTCCCCTTCAGCGAGAACTCAGGGTCGGGATTTCAGAAAAGCTACGCCCGGAATACTAAAGCCCCACCCACAACCGTCGCCATCACTTTACCCTGCATCTGACGGCCATCGAACGGCGAGTTTCTTGATTTTGAATGCGACTGCGCGACGTGGTACGTCCATTTCTTTGCGGGATCGAAGATGGTGACGTCTGCGCGGGCGCCCACGGCCAGTGTGCCGCGGCCCTGCAGGTTCATCACGCGTGCAGGATTAGCGGAGAGCAGTTCAACAATCCGCCGCAGCGGGACATTGTGACGGTAGTGCAAGACTGAGATGCACAGT
This portion of the Terriglobia bacterium genome encodes:
- a CDS encoding energy transducer TonB; its protein translation is MTEVTGGCETFKSRPLRDLPKPWRPGHAHGTLTGMQKAVTLLVFALAISAVATSLENDAANSKAQADPLSVKVPRAAGDMLKLASAMNGLDDTSNKRWHIKLSYEQFDQDGDNVHSGMVEEFFAGPKKYKRIILSDNLKQTDVANDSGLYRSGDQRWPDAAIMDVMDATWRPLRQARWGDHSTRPEKVETKLGSTRLPCVTLRKTESRIVFLGLPMFCFNPNSAMLRFVQENLAKTTTYDNIVPFLGRYVAKDISIAHDNKTFLKIHVEELGEISGVSEAFFAPPADSAGPLGGRIAIPPNIVMEYLVSTAEPNYPRGADGKVMVHFVVGKDGSVVEATASDGPEPLRKAILEAVKKYKFRPYLLLDQPVEVESNIAFQYNSR
- a CDS encoding efflux RND transporter periplasmic adaptor subunit, with the protein product MSTRNSFFAFLGLLLVIATIYYFFSVDHSSDLVLIGTVDANQVVVSPKISGRIERLAIDEGTEVKAGDTIAVLDSQELNADRQAAEAMLASLRHQVSQTRATEEQTAGETSSGVINAEARLRAAQATLLQAQADLQRIQGDTRRSVELAKQGVASQQQADQAEAQLKAQQALVRAAEDQSRAAQADLVTAQAHTRQTQAAQSNVASTRAQQLNAKAQLEAAEARLGYTKVTAPVSGIVTVRAAREGEVVNLGQAIAIITDLSDTWVRAAIPETEAVHIAIGDKLNVRLPSGDIVSGKVIFKAPEADFATQRDVNRRKRDIKAISLKLQLDNSKKNLVPGMTAEVLVPKAKIEGR
- a CDS encoding fructose-1,6-bisphosphatase, with the protein product MKTTLSVIKADIGSIGGHIAPSKRLLERVKEVVETSGKSIITDHFISHTGDDVAILMTHRRGVNDEKVHKMAWDAFVAGTAVAKEEGLYGAGQDLLKDSFSGNVRGMGPAVAEMEVEERPNDPFLFFAADKTDPGAYNLPLFLTFADVMTTPGLILSPKLSQGFRWVVMDVNYTEGDRVIELNTPEEIYDLAALLRDNQRYVVESVWSRATGEQCVAVATSRLHNIAGKYTGKDDPVMLVRTQMNFPATGEVLAPYAIGHFVGGGMRGSHQMPLMPVAMNTGTSYFDGPPLVSCAAFCVHNAKLTEPADTFAHPFWDEVRANASRKAIEMRRQGFSGAAMLPMAELEYTGVMEMLDKMDKRFTVRMKKTTVAA
- a CDS encoding glycine C-acetyltransferase; the protein is MPTTTTRPQLSYLADQMNELKQKGTHFKLRVLQDEQAPECTVDGKHVINLASNNYLGLTTHPKLREAAIAAIKKYGVGSGAVRTVSGTMSIHMELEEKIARFKNTEACVVFQSGFAANAGTVSAILGKDDFIISDELNHASIIDGARLSRAKIKVFRHKDTAHAEELLKEVAGEPGHKLIITDGVFSMDGDIGPLPALCDLAEKYGAIMMIDDAHSSGVLGRNGRGTVDHYKVHGRVDIQVGTLSKAIGALGGYVCGSKDLIDFLYHRARPFLFSTSHPPSVAATCIAAFDVLEQEPELMDKLWANTRFFKKELGLLGFNIGGSITPASETPITPIIIGDGRLTMDFSRELFNEGVFTPGIAFPTVAEGKARLRTIMTATHTQNQLTKALEILKKVGTRMGIIR
- a CDS encoding TetR/AcrR family transcriptional regulator, whose product is MSSAIKSGKSGSRGEPEKTRAAILKAALEEFAHEGVTGARTDEIARRAGVNKALLYYYFKDKEGLYAAALDQVFSGLHERVASVLERPDLPPRERLLLYAQTHFDYIASAPVYPRLVQREFMRSAGRALSPAASRIMERHGKPLYSRLEKLIEEGISAGDFRKVDAIQTVTSIIGTIVFYFISMPAQHFMHAGDPASPERIAARRAAVLDFICAAVFTPAAAQKVCKS
- the tdh gene encoding L-threonine 3-dehydrogenase, coding for MPETMLAVVKPEAAPGADVRQMPVPQFGPDDVLVKVKVASVCGTDLHIYNWDQWAQNRIKPPLIPGHEFCGHVVATGKNVTAVKEGDFVSAEMHVACGKCYQCRTGEAHICQHVKIIGVDANGAFAEFVKIPESNIWKIDPGIPADYASVLDPLGNAVHTVLAGEIAAKTVAIIGCGPIGLFCIAVARACGASEVYALEINDHRRKLAEKMKADHVLNPAKDNVYEQVMEATGGTGVDVILEMSGHPDAIRLGFKILRLGGRASLLGIPSKPMELNLANDIIFKGALVQGINGRQMYKTWFQMNALLKANKLDLDPVITDRMPMADFSKGMDRLRTGESSKILLYPNGIQKS